Genomic DNA from Paenibacillus donghaensis:
TCCGTAGGACAATGGAAACAAGACATTTTGCGGATTTATAATGAGATTAACAAGAAGCTGTTTAATGCCGGTGTGAAGCAACAGAAGGTTGATTTTGCCGGGAACAAGATTATTATATTGTCCATCAATAGCCGTGTCCCTGTACTCAAGGTGCTGGATGAGCATGATGCCTCCGCAAGCCGCCAGATCAATCTGGTGCTGCATGAGGTATTCAAGCAGGAGATCAAACGCGCATTCGAAGATGAATTTCAAGTGAATATCAGGGCCGTGCTGAAAGATTATGATGTGGAGACCGAATATTCCGGTACGATCATAATTTTGGAGAAGGACCTGGAGCAGTACCTGAACGTAACGTTGGAACTCTGAAGAGGAGAGCCGGCCTGTCGTCAGTTTTCAGACATTAGCCTTGGGCTGGTGTCTAAAGCTGGCGACTTTTTTTATGTGAAATAGAAGCAGTAGCTTCTGGAATTCTAAATTTCGATGAAAGGGTGAATTGCGATGACGACCAAAATTGAAATTAACGGGGTCAGCAAATGGTTCCGCAAGGCGGGCCAGGAAGTAAAGGCGATGGAGGAAACCGACCTGTTGATCGAAGAAGGCAGATTCGTCAGCATTATTGGCCCCAGCGGCTGCGGCAAATCCACGCTGTTCAATATTATTGCCGGACTGATCCCGCCGTCCACCGGACGGATTCTGGCCGATGGCGAGGATATTGCCGGGAAGACCGGACATGTGGGCTATATGCTGCAAAAGGACATGCTGCTCCCGTGGCGGACGATTCTCGACAACATCATTCTCGGGATGGAGATCCGCGGTGTGCCGCGCAAGGAGGCGGTGGCACGGGCGCAGCCGCTGATGGACAACTACGGGCTGAAGGGCTTCGGCGGCCATTATCCGGCCGAGCTGTCCGGCGGTATGCGGCAGCGCGCCGCACTGCTGCGCACCCTGCTGTATGACCGCGATATTATCCTGCTAGACGAGCCATTTGGGGCGCTGGATGCCCAGACGCGCCTGACGATGCAGAATTGGCTGCTGGAGATCTGGTCGGACTTCCGCAAGACGGTGCTGTTTGTCACCCATGATATCGATGAGGCAATTTATCTGTCGGATGACATTTACGTCTTCTCCGGGCGTCCGGGGAGGATCATCTCCAGAATCTCGGTGAACATGGCCCGGCCAAGGCATAAGGAAGACACCGTATCCGCCTCCTTTATGGAGCTGAAGCATCATCTGCTCGATCTGCTGTCCAGTGGCAGCCCTGCGGAAGAGGCTGCGCATATTTCCTGAGAGAACTTCCTGCCGGTTAACGAAACCGAAGAGGACGACAATGAAATCAAGGAGGAGATCATCAAGTGGAAACAGTACAGGGCAAAGGGTATGTGATTCAAGCTCACGGAGCAGCCGGAACGGTGCAGGCCAAGGCCGAGAGAAGGAGAGTTGAGCCGGTTATTCTGGACGAAGAAGCAGCCGAGCGCCGTGTGCGCAGGCTGATTGGCTGGGGCAGGCTTGGTATAGGGCTGCTGATCGTGCTGTGCTGGGAGCTGTTTACCCGCATCGGCTGGATGGACTCTTATTATTGGAGCAGTCCGCTGCGGATTCTGCAGACTACCTGGACACAGATGGTGGAAGGCACGCTGCTGGTGGATATCGCCTATACCTCCGGCTCGACCATTCTCGGGTTTGTCGGCGGAACCCTGCTGGGTTCGCTGCTGGGACTGTCCTTCTGGTGGTCGCGCAAATTCGCTGGAATCAGCGAGCCGTTCCTGATCTTGCTGAACGCGATGCCGAAGCTGGCACTGGCTCCGGTGTTGGTCATTCTGCTGGGTATCGGATTCTTCTCCAAGGTGGCGCTGGCTTTTGCCATGACGGTGGTGGTCGCGGCCCTATCCGCCCAGAGTGGAGTGCAGAGTGTGGACAAGGACATGGAGAAGCTGATGTATTCGCTGGGGGCGAAACGCCGCCAGGTCTTTACCAAAGTAGTCATTCCGTGGGCAATGCCGTGGATGATCAGCAGCCTGCGGATCAATATTGCCCTTTCGCTGGCAGGGGCGATCGTGGGGGAGTTCATCGCTTCCAGCCATGGCATCGGACGGATGGTCATTTATGCCGGGACGATCCTGGACATCAATCTGGTGTGGGTTGGCGTGGTTGTGCTCTCGGTGTTGTCGATGGTGATGTATATGGGCGTGGTGCTGCTGGAGAAATGGCTGTCCAAGGGGTATGGGATGAAGAAGGCGTAAGAGCGGCAACCATCTGTAAGTGACTACAATTAAAGGGGAGATTCCATTGATGATGAGACCTAAGTATTGTTCGCTTAACCTGCTGCTTGTTCTGGCCCTGCTAGTGCTGCTCTCGGCTTGCGGCGGCAAGAGCGGGACGGAAGCTGAGGCTGCGGGCAGCGGCAAGCTGAAGAAGCTTGTGATCGCCGAGCCGCTGCATTATGCCGGATATCTGCCACTGTATACGGCTCAGAGGGAGGGTTATTTCAAGGAAGAGGGTCTTGAAGTCGAGATGCTGCAGGCAGCGGGCGGCGCGCATGTGGCTTCCGTGGTCAGCGGGGATGCTTGGGGCGTAATCGGTGGTCCCGAATCGAACGCGCTCGCCAATATTAATAACTCGGACCCCATTATTGCTGTGGGCAATGTGGTTAACCGGGCCAACGTCTATCTGATGGCTGCCAAGGGGACCGCTCCTGCGGGCAGCACCAAGGATGAGCTGAAGGCCTTCCTGGCAGGCAAAAAAATCAATGCAGGCCGCCACGGCGGAACCCCGAACCTGCTGACTCAATACCTGCTGCTGGAACTGGGACTTGATCCGCAGAAGGATGTCCGGCTGCTGGAGCCAGCGGATGGTTCGACTGTGGTAGCAATGGTTCAGCAAGGCGCGGCCGAGGTGGCGAACGGTGCGGAGCCGCAGATCAGCGACGGGATGGGCAAAGGTGTGTGGGACGAGCCATTTTATAAATTCCATGACCTTGGCGATTATGCCTATTCGGTGCTTGGCGTGAAACAATCGACGATTGACAAAGATCCGGAGACGGTGCAGAAAGTGGTCAATGCGCTGGTCAAGGCGCTGAAGGCGATCAAAGAGGACCGTACGCTGGCGATGGAAGTGCTGAAGGCAGAATTCCCGACGTTGTCTGATCAAGCGGCTGAGGCTTCGCTGGACCGGGCTTATGAGGATCTGCTGTGGAGCCCTGACGGCCAGATATCGGAAGAGGCGCTTGATAAGGACATGGACGTCATGATCAAGACGGGGATCTATAAAGCCGAATACACGTACGATGATTTGGTGGATATGCAGTTTGTGAACAAGACTGCGAAATAAGGCTTGCGCCTGACAAGGAGGAGAAATGAGGATGGAATGGAACACAGAGCTATGGATGCCCGGACGGGCAGCCTTGATTGTAGTGGATGTGCAGAACGATTACTGCCATCCGGACGGGGCCTTGGCCTCAGGCGGGAATGATGTCTCAGCGGTCGGAGAGATGATGCCACAGCTGCATGGGCTGATTGAGGCGGCGAGAGTGCATGGGGTACCGGTGATTTTTATACAGACTTATCATGAACAGGCTACAGATTCTGAGGTGTGGTCCTCGCGTTCAGGCAGCCGCTCGCTGGGGGTGTGCCGCAAGGGAAGCTGGGGTGCCGAGTTCTATGAGGTATCGCCGCTGCCGGAGGATATTGTGGTCCACAAGCACCGGTATAGTGCTTTTATTAACACTCGGCTGGATTCCGTGCTTCGCTCGCTGCGTACCGAGACGCTGATTATGACTGGTGTAAGCACTAACGTATGTGTGGAATCTACTGCCCGGGACGGCTTTATGCTCGATTACCATATTGTGATGGTTGAGGATGCCTGCGCATCCTACTCACGGGCTGCGCATGAGATGACACTGGAGAATATGCAGGGCTACTTCGGAGCGGTAGCCTCTGCCGAGGCGATTCAGCAGCAATGGAGGATGCGCAAACAGGCGGCTCTTCAAGAGATATTATGAGCCTGGACGGTTTGGCTCCTGAACCACGAATCAACCGTACCGCCGTGAAGCTGGTCATCTGCCTGGGTGCATTCCTATCCAATCTGTCGGCAGGGATGTTCAATATTGCGCTGGTGGATATCTCCGCGGATCTGGCCATGCCTGTGGCTTCTGTGCAGTGGGTGGTCAGCATCTACCTGCTGGTTATCTCCGTGCTGCTGCCTGTGATGGGCCGATTGGGTGATATGCTGGGCAGGCGGAGAATCCATAACCTGGGTTTGTTCGCTTTTGCCGCCGGGGCGCTCGGCTGCGCGCTGGCTCCGAATGCACTGATGCTGCTGGGCTTCCGCGTCCTTCAAGGCATCGGGGCCTCTATGTATCAAGCGACCAACATGGCGCTGATCGTCTCGCTGTTCCCGCAAGAGCAGCGGGGGCGTGCGCTTGGGTTGATGAGCACCTTCGTGGCTGCCGGTTCGATGGCCGGGCCGGGGGTGGGCGGCTTCCTGATTCAGTGGTTCTCCTGGCAGAGCAACTTCTGGCTGCTGGCCGTTATCGCCGCCGCTGCCGGCGCGCTGGCTCAGCGGATCATTCCCGCAGACCGGGAGACAGCCGGAGGCAGACTTGAGCTCGGACGGACACTTGTATTCGCGGCCGGACTGTCTTCGCTGATGGTGGCCGTCGATCTGGGGGGCCGAACCTCCTTCCGGAGCCTGCCCGTTCTCCTGCTGCTGCTGGTCCCGGCAGTGATTGCCGCCTGGATCTGGACGTTCCGCCGGAAGGCTGGCAGGCAGGTCCGGGAGAAGGCGGCTGGCGGGCCGCAGCCTGATTATCGTGAGCGGGGGCGGGATAGTGGTAGCTGGGGGCTGGATACTGCTGGAAAGAGACTGAGTATTGGTGAACGTGGCGTGGCTGATAGGGAACGTTTAGCAGGTGATGGAGAAGGGAACGAGAGTAGTGCAGGGCAACTGGGCGATAGAAGGCGTAGTGTGACTGATGCAGATCTATTCGCAGACCAACGTATTCAGGCCGGGATCGTGGTTACGGTTGTTACTTACATGGCTGCGTTTACCGCTCAGCTGGCCCTGCCTGTGTTCTTGCGTCTGGCCGGCGCGCCGCCTGCCTGGGTGGGCCTGGTCATGATCGGCTACCCGCTGGCGCTGGTCTTGACCGCACCGCTCAGCGGCGGGATTGCCGACCGGAAAGGGCCGCTGGGCATATTGTCCGCAGGACTGCTGCTGATGAGCGCGACGCTGCTCTGCCTTGGCTTCTTCGGCCAGGCGCTTGGCCAGGAGGCCATGGTTGTGCCCATCGTGCTGCTGGGTTGCTCGATGGGCATGATTACCTCACCCAATACCAGTATCGTGATGGGGCTGGCCCCGCAGGCCAGCCTAGGCAGAGTCAGCAGTCTGCTGGCCTTGTCCCGCAACATCGGCATGATGTTCGGCACAGCCGCAGGCGGGATGATGCTGGCAGGTGGAATGGCGGGCACGGGCGGCGGTACCATGGCTGTATTTGTGGTCTGTGCGGCCGGGGTAGCCCTCTCATGGGGCTGGCTGGTGCATGCGCTGCGCCGTAACGGCAATGCCGCAGAAGCCGGGCGTCGTCCGTTGTCTCCGGCGAATCGGGATGTGTGAGCTGTTAAACAAAGCGAAGAAAAAGCTGCATTATAAACGTATTGCGGTACCGTCTGAATGCAGCTGCACTGCAGAACTATTTTACTTTAAATTTAGGTTGCTGCTTAGATCCAGAGGATAGGTAATTAATAGCAAAGTTATAAAGTAGAGCTCAGAGGGTCCTGATGATGCAATTCAATCGGGGCTCTTATTTGTTGAAGGGCTTGATCGCTAATGTCGAATTGTCCCATGTCTCCTCTTCCGGCAGAAATAGTCCGAGGAAACGCACCGAAGCCTCCGACCAATTCATGATGATGAATACTGATTTGTCCCCCGCCTCTTTCAAATAATTTGATGATGGGTTCGTAAATATCATGATGCTTAATAGCATTCAGAACGCCACTATCTAACAAAGCGAACCATACCTGCGGAAGCTGATTGCTTGACCACTGATTTTGAAAGTGGATGATCGATTCTTTGTAATCCTGCGGCGGAACAATTCCTATAAAACACTGCATCTCTTCACCTCGTGTGATTGTACATGTTTACCAAAAAAACACCTCGCTCGGTTAGCGCCATGGAAGTGTCGAGCAACCATACCCACAAAAAAAGGTGCGTAACTCTATGTTATAGCAACATTCCATGTAAGAGTAGTCTTGCTTTTCCAAGCTTAACGGCACGCTCCCAATCATGTTTTCTTTAATCTTCGTAGAGGGATTAGCTAAGTTCGAACCATTGTGATTTAGTTGCGATAGTGCATCTATTTGGCGGATTTTTTGCGTATTGGAGGAAATAGATGTAAAAAGGCACTTAATTTCTAGTTTTGAGCGTCCTAGGCCCAATTTACTCAAAATTAGTTGCAGATTCGCATCTAATCACCCGCTGGTTAACGATCTGGCTGAAATTAAGTGCACTTTCGCATCTATTTGCTCCGAACGCACCACGGCAACATTCTAAATACTCGCTGGCCTAAGTAGTAACAACATTCGCATCTATCTAGGAGTATAGAGTAACTTGTCAGCACTGCAGGAACAGGCGGTCACGGATCTTGAATAAACATCACCTATCCGGGATCGCCAGCTGTGCTGGTGTTTTATTTTTTAATGAATCAAGGTGGTTATTTATTACGGCGGGAACGCGCCCGGGTTGTTCTGGTGAGGGAACGTTTGGTAGAATCTAAAGGACAAAGCCCACAAAGGGAGAGGAGACTGTTCATGACAACGGATAACGCTTACAAGGTAAAATGGGGGGTTCTCGGCACCGGCTGGATTTCGCATCAGTTCGTAACAGACCTGGCCCATGCGGCGAATGGTGTTGCTTATGCAGTGGGATCGCGCAGTCTGGAAAGTGCGGAGAAGTTCGCCACTGACCACGGAGTTCCGGTTGCTTATGCCACTTATGAGGAGCTGGTGAACGACCCGGAGGTCGATGCCGTCTATATCGGGACCCCGCACCCGCTGCACAAGGACAATGCGCTGCTCGCGCTGCGCGCCGGCAAGGCCGTTCTATGTGAGAAGCCGTTCACCGTCAACAGCGCAGAGCTGGAGGAGATCGCCGCATATGCCAAGCACAATAAACTGTTCCTGATGGAGGCGATGTGGAGCCGCTTTATCCCCGCAATTGCCAAAGTGCGTGAGTGGATTGCCGCCGGGCGGATCGGCGAGGTGCGTCTGGTCAAGGCTGATCTCGGCTTCCGCGCCGATTGGAATCCCGAAGGCCGGCTTCTGAATCCGAAGCTGGGCGGGGGAGCGCTGCTTGACGTCGGCATCTACCCTATATCATTCGCCTCTATGGTGCTGGGTCCTCATCCGGAGCAGATTCACAGCACTGTGCATATCGGTGAGACCGGAGTGGACGAGCATTTCTCGCTGTTGTTAAGCTACGGCGGAGGTGTAACGGCTTCAATCAACGGGGGAGTGCGGTTAAATCTGCTGAATGAGGCTTATATTTTTGGCACGGAAGGTCATATTATGGTGCCGGGTACATTGGTGAATCCGACCAAGGCTGTGCTGCATTCCGCAGACGGGGTGACAGAGACCTTCGAGGAACAACGAGAGTCGATTGGCTATGCGTACGAAGCGGAAGAAGTCGGCCGGTGTCTGGAAGCGGGACTGACCGAAAGTCCGGTTATCACCTTGGACGAGTCGGTTGCCATCCTGAAGCTGCTTGACCGGGTGCGGGGGCAATGGGGGCTGGTCTATCCGGGTGAAGCAGAGCTTAAGCAGCACTAACCTATCGACAAATCAAAGCAGGAGGCAGAACATGACACTTGACATCAACCGTTACCAGGGCTGCTTAAGCGGCTTGGCACTTGGCGATGCCCTTGGCACGACAGTCGAGTTCCAGGCCCCCGGCACTTTTGTGCCGGTTGAAGATATAGTGGGCGGAGGTGTGTTCGGGCTGCAGCCTGGACAGTGGACTGACGATACGTCCATGGCCCTCTGCCTGGCAGATAGTTTGCTTACCAGGCAGGGGTTCGATCCGGCTGACCAGATGGACCGTTATGTGAAATGGTTCCGTGCGGGTTATCTCAGCAGCACGGGCACCTGCTTCGATATCGGCAACTCTACGCAAGCGGCGCTGCAGCATTATGAGTCCAGC
This window encodes:
- a CDS encoding Na-translocating system protein MpsC family protein, whose protein sequence is MISLIASVGQWKQDILRIYNEINKKLFNAGVKQQKVDFAGNKIIILSINSRVPVLKVLDEHDASASRQINLVLHEVFKQEIKRAFEDEFQVNIRAVLKDYDVETEYSGTIIILEKDLEQYLNVTLEL
- a CDS encoding ABC transporter ATP-binding protein encodes the protein MTTKIEINGVSKWFRKAGQEVKAMEETDLLIEEGRFVSIIGPSGCGKSTLFNIIAGLIPPSTGRILADGEDIAGKTGHVGYMLQKDMLLPWRTILDNIILGMEIRGVPRKEAVARAQPLMDNYGLKGFGGHYPAELSGGMRQRAALLRTLLYDRDIILLDEPFGALDAQTRLTMQNWLLEIWSDFRKTVLFVTHDIDEAIYLSDDIYVFSGRPGRIISRISVNMARPRHKEDTVSASFMELKHHLLDLLSSGSPAEEAAHIS
- a CDS encoding ABC transporter permease, with the protein product MQAKAERRRVEPVILDEEAAERRVRRLIGWGRLGIGLLIVLCWELFTRIGWMDSYYWSSPLRILQTTWTQMVEGTLLVDIAYTSGSTILGFVGGTLLGSLLGLSFWWSRKFAGISEPFLILLNAMPKLALAPVLVILLGIGFFSKVALAFAMTVVVAALSAQSGVQSVDKDMEKLMYSLGAKRRQVFTKVVIPWAMPWMISSLRINIALSLAGAIVGEFIASSHGIGRMVIYAGTILDINLVWVGVVVLSVLSMVMYMGVVLLEKWLSKGYGMKKA
- a CDS encoding ABC transporter substrate-binding protein gives rise to the protein MRPKYCSLNLLLVLALLVLLSACGGKSGTEAEAAGSGKLKKLVIAEPLHYAGYLPLYTAQREGYFKEEGLEVEMLQAAGGAHVASVVSGDAWGVIGGPESNALANINNSDPIIAVGNVVNRANVYLMAAKGTAPAGSTKDELKAFLAGKKINAGRHGGTPNLLTQYLLLELGLDPQKDVRLLEPADGSTVVAMVQQGAAEVANGAEPQISDGMGKGVWDEPFYKFHDLGDYAYSVLGVKQSTIDKDPETVQKVVNALVKALKAIKEDRTLAMEVLKAEFPTLSDQAAEASLDRAYEDLLWSPDGQISEEALDKDMDVMIKTGIYKAEYTYDDLVDMQFVNKTAK
- a CDS encoding cysteine hydrolase family protein, with the translated sequence MEWNTELWMPGRAALIVVDVQNDYCHPDGALASGGNDVSAVGEMMPQLHGLIEAARVHGVPVIFIQTYHEQATDSEVWSSRSGSRSLGVCRKGSWGAEFYEVSPLPEDIVVHKHRYSAFINTRLDSVLRSLRTETLIMTGVSTNVCVESTARDGFMLDYHIVMVEDACASYSRAAHEMTLENMQGYFGAVASAEAIQQQWRMRKQAALQEIL
- a CDS encoding MFS transporter, with protein sequence MEDAQTGGSSRDIMSLDGLAPEPRINRTAVKLVICLGAFLSNLSAGMFNIALVDISADLAMPVASVQWVVSIYLLVISVLLPVMGRLGDMLGRRRIHNLGLFAFAAGALGCALAPNALMLLGFRVLQGIGASMYQATNMALIVSLFPQEQRGRALGLMSTFVAAGSMAGPGVGGFLIQWFSWQSNFWLLAVIAAAAGALAQRIIPADRETAGGRLELGRTLVFAAGLSSLMVAVDLGGRTSFRSLPVLLLLLVPAVIAAWIWTFRRKAGRQVREKAAGGPQPDYRERGRDSGSWGLDTAGKRLSIGERGVADRERLAGDGEGNESSAGQLGDRRRSVTDADLFADQRIQAGIVVTVVTYMAAFTAQLALPVFLRLAGAPPAWVGLVMIGYPLALVLTAPLSGGIADRKGPLGILSAGLLLMSATLLCLGFFGQALGQEAMVVPIVLLGCSMGMITSPNTSIVMGLAPQASLGRVSSLLALSRNIGMMFGTAAGGMMLAGGMAGTGGGTMAVFVVCAAGVALSWGWLVHALRRNGNAAEAGRRPLSPANRDV
- a CDS encoding Gfo/Idh/MocA family protein; this encodes MTTDNAYKVKWGVLGTGWISHQFVTDLAHAANGVAYAVGSRSLESAEKFATDHGVPVAYATYEELVNDPEVDAVYIGTPHPLHKDNALLALRAGKAVLCEKPFTVNSAELEEIAAYAKHNKLFLMEAMWSRFIPAIAKVREWIAAGRIGEVRLVKADLGFRADWNPEGRLLNPKLGGGALLDVGIYPISFASMVLGPHPEQIHSTVHIGETGVDEHFSLLLSYGGGVTASINGGVRLNLLNEAYIFGTEGHIMVPGTLVNPTKAVLHSADGVTETFEEQRESIGYAYEAEEVGRCLEAGLTESPVITLDESVAILKLLDRVRGQWGLVYPGEAELKQH